The Lolium rigidum isolate FL_2022 chromosome 1, APGP_CSIRO_Lrig_0.1, whole genome shotgun sequence region TTTTGTACTCCACATTCCCAGGTTGGTACCAATCCGCTAATCTGGCATATGTAGCTGGCTTTTTATAAGCTTTTATAGGTCATACATATCACTGATCAGGGAGCAAATTGATCAGGTATACAAAACCAATGAGCATGCGCTTTGGAAAATGGATCAGCCCGTCTGACCAATGTAACCAGCTCTTTTTAATGGCAGAATCATCACTCATCAGGGTGGAGGTCACGCTGTGCTTGCAGCCGGCGATTCCTGCACCTGGGACAGCACAGGGCCACACCACCATAGATCGGCATCGGCCGACGCCCTTCCATTCCCAGTTGCGGGGCCGGCGCTGTGGTGCCGTATCCGGACGaagtggggcggcggcggccaaatcaaGCATATCGCGAAGAGCAGGGAAAGACCAGGAGCAGAGCAACTTCATAGCGGAAGGTTGGCTGCTCGACGCATGCGAGCGCCCTGGCCGATGCAGGCGAACGGTCCGCGACTGGCCGCATCGTATCCTGATGCAATGAAGTGGATTAATGAATCAAGCTCTAAACCATGGACTCGAATCAGACCACAAAGATAAATGAAACAGCAAAAAGTCAATGGGAAAATCCAGCCATCCGCACCCATCAAAACGGGAAAGAAATCCAAGAGAtttgggaggggagaggtggcgtTGCA contains the following coding sequences:
- the LOC124646495 gene encoding uncharacterized protein LOC124646495, with product MARNCGPSSSSNPAGGGRQPSGEQLRTPTTRMAGCCHPPPTEIHHSIAPLAMIQITGSIKSECNRGCHLPRASQGSAAPARGHKPPSLLRRVELVEGGGDGCGKGTGDVEVRPQADGMKEVSLLHSRHCHVLEIRLSSTSSHVLLQRHLSPPKSLGFLSRFDGIRCGQSRTVRLHRPGRSHASSSQPSAMKLLCSWSFPALRDMLDLAAAAPLRPDTAPQRRPRNWEWKGVGRCRSMVVWPCAVPGAGIAGCKHSVTSTLMSDDSAIKKSWLHWSDGLIHFPKRMLIGFVYLINLLPDQ